CGCGGACACCTTCGCCGGCGACCTCCTGCGCGAGGCCGAGGGTGAACGTGTCGATCGCGGCCTTGGCTGCCGCGTAGTCCACGTACTGGCCGGCGGAGCCCAGGCGGGCCGCGGCCGACGACACGTTGACGATCGCACCGCCCGTGCCGCCGTGGCGGGTGGACATGCGCCGCACCGCCTCGCGGGCGCACGAGAAGGCACCGAAGACGTTGGCCTCGAACATCCGCCGCACCCGCTGCGCGCTGAGCTCGTCGACCCGCGCCGCGACGTCCACCACGCCGGCGTTGTTGACCAGGGCAGTGAGCGGCGGCAGGCGCTCGTCCAGCTGCTCGAACAGCGCGACCACCTGAGCGTCGTCGGTGAGATCCGCCTGGACGGCCTGGGCGCTGCCTCCTGCGGAGCGGATGGCCTCGACGACGCTCGCGGCCGCAGCGGCGTCCTGGCGGTAGTTCACTGCGACCACCCAGCCCGCCGCTGCGCAGCGCAGGGCCGTCGCGGCGCCGATGCCGCGGCTGGCGCCCGTGACGAGGGCCGTGCCGCGCGAGCCGTCCGGCAGGCGGGTCACCCGCCGCTCACCCGCCGCTCACCGACAGCTCGGCCTCGCGGATCGCCCGCGCGGACTCGCCCTCGAGCTCGCGGCTGTCGAGCCAGCCCTCGGGCAGGGCCACGCGCTTTTGCGGCGTGCCCGCGCGACCGCGCTGGCCCTCGGCGGCGTCACCCGGCCAGGGCTGGGTGAGATCCAGCTCGGCCAGCAGCTCGTCGAGCCGGGCCAGGGAGTCGACGAGGCCGAGGTTCGACCGCACGTGCGCGCCGACCACGAAACCCTTGAGATACCAGGCGACGTGCTTGCGGATGTCGCGGCAGGCCTTGAGCTCGCCGTCCTGACCCGCGGCTTCATAGTGCTCGGCGAGCAGCTCGGCGTGGCGACGCAGGGCGCGGGCGACCTGAGCGAGCGTGGGCTGCACACGCACCTCGCGCCCGGCGAACGCGGCCGCGAGGTCGGCGAACAGCCACGGGCGGCCGAGGCAGCCGCGGCCCACGACGACGCCGTCGCATCCGGTGCGGCGCACCATCGCCAGGGCGTCGTCGGCGCTCCAGATGTCGCCGTTGCCGAGCACCGGGATGGTGGTGACGGCGGCCTTGAGCTCGCCGATGGCGTCCCAGTCGGCATGACCGGAGTAGTGCTGGGCCGCCGTCCGAGCGTGCAGGGCGACGGCGGCCACGCCCTCCGCCTCGGCCGCGCGGCCGGCGTCCAGGAACGTCAGGTGGTCGTCGTCGATGCCCTTGCGCATCTTGACCGTGACCGGCACGCCGTGCGGCTCGGCGGCGCGCACCGCGGCCCGGACGATGTCGCGGAACAGCGTGGCCTTCCAGGGCAGCGCCGAGCCGCCGCCCTTGCGGGTCACCTTGGGCACCGGGCAGCCGAAGTTGAGGTCGACGTGGTCGGCGCGATCCTCCTCGACGAGCATCCGGACGGCGGCACCGACGGTGGCGGGGTCGACGCCGTAGAGCTGCACGCTGCGCGGGTGCTCGCCGGGGGCCGGCTGGATGAGGCGCAGGGACTCGGGCGTGCGCTCGACCAGCGCGCGGGAGGTGACCATCTCGCTGACGTAGACCCCCGCACCCACGCCGGGCAGGCCGGCGTCCGCGAGCGCCTCACCCGCGAGCTCGCGGCACAGCTGGCGGAAGGCGGCGTTGGTGATGCCAGCCATCGGCGCCAGCACCACCGGCGTCCCGACGGCGTGCGGGCCGATGGCCAGCGGCGCGACGGTGGGGGCGTCGGCGGTGGCGGTCACGCGCTCCATTCTCCCAGCCCGGCCTCCCCCACCCAAACCGACCTCTCCCGTGGGTTGGGCGCGGTGGCACCCCGTCGCCAACCTATGGCAGCTGGGGCACCCAGTCGCCTTGGGTGAATGAAGCTGCGGGACCCAGACGCGGCCCGTCGTCCACAACTGCCCACGCGACGGCGGCAGCAACGTCGCGCGGACGGGCACAGTCGTCGCATGCCTCGACGCCGTTCCCTCGACCACGCCGCCGTTGACGACCTCCTGCGAGTGCGCGAGCGCGTGGTCAGCCACGGAGAGCTCGTCCAGCTCGGCGTGAGCCTGTCGACCATCTGCAAACGCATCCGGCGCGGCGGACCCTGGCAGCGCGCCCACCCGGGGGTGGTGATCACCCACTCCGGTACACCCACCGCTCGCGAACGCACTCTTGCGGCGCTCACCTACGCCGGTGACGGCGCGATGCTCACTGGAGCCGCGGCCTTGCGCCTTCGTGGCGTCCGGGCCGTCGCGCGGGTTCAGACGCAGCACGTGCTGGTGCCGCACCACCGTCGCAAGCAGAGCCGCCCCGACGTCATGGTCGAGCGCACGCGCACGATGCCGACGCCCACGCAGCACAGCGGTCTGGCGATGGCCCCGGTCGCGCGCTGCGTCATCGACGCCTGTCGCCAGATGCAGCGGCTCAGCGACGTGCGGGAGCTCGTCGCTGAGGTCGTGCAGCGTGGGCTGTGCACGGCGAGCGACCTCATCGAGGCACTGTCGACGGCAGCCAACCAGCGAAGCGCGCTGCCGCGAGAAGCGGTCGCCGAGATCCACGCCGGCGTGCGCTCGGTGGCGGAGGCGCACACTCGGGAGGTGTTCGCGCGGCACGGGATCCCGCAGCCACGTTGGAACTGGGCGCTCTACACCGTGGACGGCGAGCACGTCGCCACCCCGGACGGCTGGTGGGACGACATCGGGTGCGCGCTGCAGATCGACTCGATGCGCTATCACCTCGGCCCGCGCCTCTACCGGCGCACGCAGCAGCTGCAACGAGCCCTCGCCTGCTACGACGTGCCCTTCCTGCCTGTCGCGCCGAGCGACGTCCAGGAGAACGAGCACGGCTTCGTCGCGGAGGTCAGGGCGTTCCGGGGGACCCACGCCGAGCACCAGCCCACGTCGGCGCTGGTGGCGCGGCCGCCGTCCGACGTCCGACGGTGACCGTTCTGGGGAACATCACTGCATTCGGCGGCGGCGACTGGGTGCCCCTACTGCCATAGGTTGGCGACGGGGTGCCACCGCGCCCAACCCACGGGAGAGGTCAGAAGCCGGCGTCCTTGGGCAACGACAGGTCCGGCTTGTTCTCCAGCTCCTCGACGTTGACGTCCTTGAACGTCATCACCTTGACGTTCTTGACGAACCGGGCCGGCCGGTAGACGTCCCACACCCAGGCGTCGCTCATGGTGACCTCGAAGTACACCTCGCCGCCGTCAGAGCGCACCTGCACGTCGACCGAGTTGGCGAGGTAGAACCTGCGCTCGGTCTCGACCACGTGCGAGAACAGGCCCACGACGTCGCGGTACTCGCGGTACAGCGACAGCTCCATCTCGGTCTCGTAGTTCTCGAGATCCTCAGCGCTCACGGGCCCACCTCCGTCATCAGCCCATCATCGACCACGGCGTCGACACCTGCTGCCTCGGCCCGCGGCGCGGCGCCGAACGCCGGCAGCCGCCACGAGAGCCGGTGGTGCTCCGAGGCGCCCGCCCGCGCGATCGCGGCCACGTGCTCAGGCGTGGAGTACCCCTTGTTGACGTCCCAGCCGTACTGCGGGAAGCGCGCCGCGAGGTCGAGCATGATCGCGTCGCGCTCCACCTTGGCCAGCACGCTCGCGGCCGCCACCGACGAGCACGACAGGTCGGCCTTGATCCGGGTGCGCACGGGCGGCGTCACCACCGCGTCGTCGCAGAACGCGAGCAGGCCGTCGGACGCCGGGTCGGTGAGCCAGTCGTGGTTGCCGTCGAGCAGCACGAGGT
This is a stretch of genomic DNA from Angustibacter sp. Root456. It encodes these proteins:
- the dusB gene encoding tRNA dihydrouridine synthase DusB, translated to MERVTATADAPTVAPLAIGPHAVGTPVVLAPMAGITNAAFRQLCRELAGEALADAGLPGVGAGVYVSEMVTSRALVERTPESLRLIQPAPGEHPRSVQLYGVDPATVGAAVRMLVEEDRADHVDLNFGCPVPKVTRKGGGSALPWKATLFRDIVRAAVRAAEPHGVPVTVKMRKGIDDDHLTFLDAGRAAEAEGVAAVALHARTAAQHYSGHADWDAIGELKAAVTTIPVLGNGDIWSADDALAMVRRTGCDGVVVGRGCLGRPWLFADLAAAFAGREVRVQPTLAQVARALRRHAELLAEHYEAAGQDGELKACRDIRKHVAWYLKGFVVGAHVRSNLGLVDSLARLDELLAELDLTQPWPGDAAEGQRGRAGTPQKRVALPEGWLDSRELEGESARAIREAELSVSGG
- a CDS encoding ribonuclease HII, encoding MSPAGRAPSLRVERALLREECTLLAAVDEVGRGALAGPASVGVVLVDARVRTAPAGVRDSKLLTPAAREALVPRIRRWALASAVGHASPQEVDHLGILGALRSAARRALAALPAEPDLVLLDGNHDWLTDPASDGLLAFCDDAVVTPPVRTRIKADLSCSSVAAASVLAKVERDAIMLDLAARFPQYGWDVNKGYSTPEHVAAIARAGASEHHRLSWRLPAFGAAPRAEAAGVDAVVDDGLMTEVGP
- a CDS encoding DUF2469 domain-containing protein is translated as MSAEDLENYETEMELSLYREYRDVVGLFSHVVETERRFYLANSVDVQVRSDGGEVYFEVTMSDAWVWDVYRPARFVKNVKVMTFKDVNVEELENKPDLSLPKDAGF
- a CDS encoding SDR family oxidoreductase, which translates into the protein MTRLPDGSRGTALVTGASRGIGAATALRCAAAGWVVAVNYRQDAAAAASVVEAIRSAGGSAQAVQADLTDDAQVVALFEQLDERLPPLTALVNNAGVVDVAARVDELSAQRVRRMFEANVFGAFSCAREAVRRMSTRHGGTGGAIVNVSSAAARLGSAGQYVDYAAAKAAIDTFTLGLAQEVAGEGVRVNGVRPGIIDTGIHASGGQPDRAWRLASTVPLARPGTAEEIAAAIVWLLSDDASYATGAVLDVSGGR